In Chitinophaga varians, the following are encoded in one genomic region:
- a CDS encoding SusC/RagA family TonB-linked outer membrane protein, with protein sequence MKALIAAIVLTGLVQTAQAQDTTGIIISNLPDSNTAQAAFRRLNKNELPGGISVVDVASQMTQNYMNYSLENMESWANGFNGNSMWGMGSYLLVIDGVPREATNVLPTEIEQISFLKGVNAVALYGSRAAKGVIYITTKRGKAGNQRIDVRANGGTMVPKAYPAYLGSAEYMTLYNEARRNDGLTDLYTPETIAQYASGKNKYRYPDVDYYSDEYLKKFFSRYDVTAEISGGNNKARYYTNIGYQTTGSLLNFGEARQNGKSDRLNLRGNVDVNLNDYISCNIDAGAIFYTGRGVNTDYWGSAATLRPYRFAPLVPIDMLRPDDEASNVLVKNSNHIIDGKYLLGGTQLDQTNPFAAIYAGGNNRYISRQFLFNTGVNADLRNLLKGLSFHATFAVDYNTSYNLAYNNSYAVYAPTWSTSSDKDVISSLTQYGQDATSGVQNVSNSWYRQTIAATGQFNYLNTIGDKHHLSAVLLVNGFQQSESAIYHRTSNANLGLQLGYNFSNTYYVDFSSAMVHSAKLPVGNRNAFSPTVSLGWRISNAPFLRSVSAIDDLRLTAAAGVLHTDLDILSYYLYQGAYTTQGSWFGWKDGTGVQATESRRGANPDMRFPKREEFSIGLDGSFFHQLIKLNGNFFINKITGNIIQPDVLYPSYFTTGFPLSSFIPYINYNDDKRVGFDFNLSFHNKLREVSYTIGLVGSYYKTMATKRAELYADDYQRRQGKPLDAIWGLQSQGFFRDENDIKNSPAQAFGQVKPGDIKYKDQNGDGIIDARDEVYLGRAGWFGSPLTLGINLSARWRNFSFLALGVGRFGAYDMKNNSWFWVAGESKYSTIVRDRWTPETAETATYPRLTTLASDNNFRNSDFWLYKTNRIDLEKVQVSYDMSGLLGKKKVLKEMGVYVSAFNLLTISAERKVLEMNVGGAPQTRLYNLGIKGSF encoded by the coding sequence ATGAAAGCATTAATAGCCGCTATTGTATTGACAGGCCTCGTGCAGACGGCACAGGCACAGGACACTACTGGCATCATTATATCAAACCTTCCTGACAGCAATACCGCGCAGGCGGCATTCCGCAGATTGAATAAAAATGAACTGCCGGGTGGCATTTCAGTGGTGGACGTAGCATCACAAATGACACAAAACTATATGAACTACAGCCTCGAAAATATGGAGAGCTGGGCCAATGGTTTTAACGGCAATAGTATGTGGGGAATGGGAAGTTACCTGCTCGTGATCGACGGAGTACCCCGTGAGGCCACCAATGTGTTGCCCACTGAAATAGAACAGATTTCATTTCTCAAAGGGGTGAATGCAGTAGCATTATATGGCAGCCGGGCTGCGAAAGGCGTGATATATATTACTACGAAAAGAGGAAAAGCCGGCAACCAGCGGATAGACGTAAGGGCAAATGGAGGGACCATGGTGCCTAAAGCCTATCCCGCATACCTGGGATCAGCCGAGTATATGACGCTCTATAATGAGGCACGCCGTAATGACGGGCTCACAGACCTGTATACCCCTGAAACTATTGCCCAATATGCCTCCGGTAAAAATAAATACAGGTATCCCGACGTAGATTATTATTCAGATGAATACCTTAAAAAATTTTTTAGCCGTTACGATGTAACGGCAGAGATATCAGGAGGAAATAATAAAGCCCGCTATTATACCAATATCGGCTATCAGACTACCGGATCGTTGCTCAACTTTGGAGAGGCCCGCCAAAATGGAAAATCGGACCGCCTCAATCTGCGTGGTAACGTAGACGTTAACCTGAATGATTATATTTCCTGTAATATAGATGCCGGCGCCATCTTTTATACCGGAAGAGGCGTAAATACCGATTATTGGGGCAGTGCGGCCACGTTGCGGCCTTATCGTTTTGCGCCACTTGTTCCTATAGATATGCTACGGCCGGATGATGAAGCATCCAATGTGCTGGTGAAGAACAGTAACCATATTATTGACGGGAAGTATCTGCTGGGCGGCACGCAGCTGGACCAGACCAATCCTTTTGCCGCTATCTATGCCGGTGGCAACAACCGGTATATAAGCCGGCAATTCCTGTTTAATACCGGTGTGAATGCAGACCTCAGGAATTTGCTGAAAGGGCTTTCCTTCCACGCTACGTTTGCGGTGGATTATAATACATCCTATAATCTCGCTTACAATAACAGTTATGCCGTATATGCGCCAACCTGGAGCACGTCTTCCGATAAGGATGTGATCAGCAGTCTTACGCAGTATGGACAAGATGCAACGTCCGGTGTGCAGAATGTGAGCAACAGCTGGTACCGTCAAACCATTGCTGCCACCGGTCAGTTCAATTACCTGAATACTATCGGTGATAAGCATCATCTCTCTGCTGTTTTGCTGGTGAATGGTTTTCAGCAGTCGGAGTCTGCGATTTATCATCGCACCAGTAATGCCAACCTGGGTTTGCAACTGGGCTATAATTTCAGCAATACCTACTATGTTGATTTCAGCAGTGCCATGGTCCACAGTGCGAAACTGCCAGTAGGAAACCGGAATGCTTTCTCTCCAACAGTGTCACTCGGCTGGCGAATCAGTAATGCGCCTTTTCTGCGGAGCGTATCAGCGATCGATGACCTTCGTTTGACTGCTGCGGCAGGGGTGTTGCACACTGACCTGGATATTTTATCCTACTATTTGTACCAGGGGGCCTATACCACCCAGGGCAGCTGGTTTGGCTGGAAAGACGGTACCGGTGTACAGGCTACCGAGTCGCGTCGGGGAGCTAACCCTGATATGCGTTTCCCTAAGAGAGAAGAATTCAGCATTGGCCTGGATGGCTCTTTCTTTCATCAGTTGATAAAACTGAACGGTAATTTCTTTATCAATAAAATCACCGGCAACATCATACAGCCGGATGTACTTTATCCTTCCTACTTTACCACCGGGTTCCCGTTATCCTCTTTCATTCCCTATATCAATTATAATGATGATAAGCGGGTGGGTTTTGACTTCAACCTCAGTTTTCATAATAAGTTGAGAGAGGTCAGCTATACTATCGGGTTGGTAGGCAGTTACTACAAAACTATGGCCACGAAACGAGCAGAATTATATGCTGACGACTATCAACGCCGCCAGGGAAAACCACTGGATGCCATATGGGGATTACAAAGCCAGGGATTTTTCCGTGATGAGAATGATATTAAAAATTCTCCTGCCCAGGCTTTTGGCCAGGTAAAACCGGGTGATATCAAATATAAAGATCAAAACGGTGACGGGATCATTGATGCCCGTGATGAAGTGTACCTCGGCCGTGCCGGCTGGTTTGGTTCTCCGCTTACGCTGGGCATCAATCTGAGCGCCAGGTGGAGGAATTTCTCTTTTCTGGCCCTGGGGGTGGGCCGCTTTGGCGCATACGATATGAAGAATAATTCCTGGTTTTGGGTTGCCGGAGAAAGTAAATATTCCACTATCGTGAGAGACCGCTGGACACCGGAAACAGCAGAAACCGCCACGTATCCCCGCCTGACTACGCTCGCCAGCGATAATAATTTCCGCAATTCAGATTTCTGGTTGTATAAAACCAATCGCATAGACCTGGAGAAAGTGCAGGTTTCCTATGATATGAGCGGTTTGCTGGGTAAAAAGAAAGTGTTGAAAGAAATGGGAGTATATGTCAGTGCTTTTAACCTGCTAACGATATCGGCAGAACGAAAAGTGTTGGAAATGAATGTAGGCGGTGCTCCGCAAACACGCCTGTATAATCTGGGTATAAAGGGATCATTTTAA